The following DNA comes from Methanothrix sp..
TGGCTCCATCTGGATGTCCAGGAAGAGGATAGTATGCAGATTGCGGGCCTGGTTTTCCATCAGCACCTGGTAGGGGGTCTGGGAGACGATCCTGCGCCCGCGGGCGGTATAGGGAAAAGGGATGGTAGCCGAGCGGCCGAAGCGGTAGTTCTGCAGTCCACAGAGGCCGGATACGGCTGTGGCAATGGAGCTGGCATGGATCAGATCGGTCTTGATCCCCAGCCTGATCGCTCTCAGCCTCAGGTCCAGATGGGTGGTGGAGACCATGGCATCTCCGCCCGATAGAAAGGCGATATCCTTATCCTTCGCCTCCTCCAGCCAGGCGGGGTCTGCCTCCACCTCCTCCCGTGACAGGGTATGGATCCTCTTTCCATAGAGCGCCTCCATCCTCTCCCTGGTGGTTCCCATCAGCCGGGAGGTATAAAACTCGGCATAGACTGCATCAGCGGAGCGGATAGCCTCCAGCCCTTTGAGAGAGATGTCCCGCTCATCATAAAGCCCTAGACCTATGAAGTGGAGCATGAGCTTTGCTGGTACTGCCTGCTTAAATATCTCCCTTCAGGGGCAGCACGTCAGGTCTATATCCCATACCTGCAGAGTGAGGGGCATGATTGGCAGGACAACTCAAGTGGTCGATTGTCGGGAGAGCATGGGCCTGGCCAAAGGGGGCGGACTGGCCCAGCGGGGAACACTATCCGAGGCGGCAAAGCCGGATGTCATCGCCATAGCCATGTCTCCGGGGCGGCGGCATATCACCAAGCCCGTCTGCGAGATGACATACGGCCTGCGCCGGGAGGGCATCCAGACCAGCGTCCTGGTCCTGGATTCCGGGACCGGGGTTCCGGACAGCTTTCCCCAGGCATCGCGAGGCTATGGACCGACCTTTGGGCTAACGGAGAAGGAGGTAGAGCAAATAGCGCGCCATAAGATCGCTGTCTTCCATATGGGCAATGTCCGATCCCATGTCGTCTTCAAGACGAAGGAGATACTCGCCCTGGTGGACATCCCGGCAGTGGTGGTGGCCCAGTGCCCCATGGACCTGGAGGACTTCGCCAAGGAGGGGGTGAAGACCAGGCTGGTCAGGCCTTCCCGGCAGAAGACTGAGACATTGGGCGAGGTGGTGGACCTTGTCACCGGCATCACCAGGGGCGCCACCTGCAATCGGGTCAAGCTCAACCAGCTGGCCAAGGTTCTAAACAAGCATCTCGCTGAGATCAGCGATCGCGAGGCCAGAGAGGCGGCCAAAGAGAAGAAGCGATGAATGGATTTGCCATTTTCTAGATAGGATGGACCGAATGAAGCTGATGGTGATACTAGGGGACGGCATGGCCGATCTCCCTATAGAGGAGCTGCAGGGGAAAAGCCCCCTGCAGGCAGCAGAGAAGCCCAATATGGACCGGCTGGCAAGGCTGGGAAGGAGCGGGCTGGCCCTGACCGTCCCGGATGGATTTCCTCCGGGAAGCGATGTGGCCAACCTCTCAGTCGCCGGCTATGATCCCCGCCTCTTCTACACCGGCCGGGCCCCTCTGGAGGCGGCCTCCATGGGCGTGCACCTGGATCCGGGGGATATAGCCTTTCGCTGCAACCTGGTCACCATAGAGGACGGCATCATGATGGACTACAGCGCCGGGCATATCAGCACTGCAGAGGCAGGGGAGCTGATCGAGGCGCTGAAGCCACTGATGCCGGAAGAGAGGCTTTATGCCGGCGTCAGCTACCGCCATCTTCTGATACTGCAGGAGGGGGCAGAGGCGGTCTGCACGCCCCCCCATGATATCAGCGACCAGCCGGTGGCAGATCATCTGCCCCGGGGGGAGGGGGCCGAGATGCTCCTGGGGCTGATGGAGGCGGCAAAGCCCGTGCTGGCCCGCCAGGAGGTGAACCGGAGGAGGATAGCAGAGAATAAAAGACCGGCGAATGCCATCTGGCTGTGGGGCCAGGGGCCAGCGCCATCTATGCCCTCCTTCATGGATATGCACGCCCTGAGCGGGGCCATGATCTCGGCTGTGGATCTCCTCCGGGGCATAGCTGTCTATGCGGGAATGGAGGTGATAGATGTTCCTGGAGCCACGGGAACGATTGAGACCAACTACTCGGGCAAGGTTGAGGGGGCCATCGATGCCCTCTCCCGCCATGACCTCGTCTATCTGCATATCGAGGCCCCTGATGAGGCCGGCCATGCGGGCGACCTGGAGGGAAAGATCAGGGCGATAGAGCTTCTAGACCAGAGGGTGGTGGGCCCGGCGGTCGAGGAGCTGGATAAGAGCGGATGGGACTGGCGCATTCTCCTCCTGCCCGATCATGCCACCCCCATAACCCTCAAGACCCACAGCAGAGAGCCGGTTCCTTTTGTCATCGCCGGGAAGGGGATCGAGCCGGACGGCGTGGAGGGATTTGATGAGCAGTGGGCGAAGAAGGGTGGATACGGCAGGGTGGATGCCACCAGTCTGATCGGCATTCTGGCCGGATGATGGCAGAGATGGATCCGCAGGATCGCTTTCGAGGCTGCCTTTTGGGGGGAGCGGCAGGGGATGCTCTGGGCATGCCAGCAGAGGGATATACCGCCCTTGAGATTCAATCCCTCTTCGGCCGGATTGATGATATGCTGCCCGCCCCGGAGGGGCACTTTCATGCTGGCTTCAGGGCGGGCCAGTTCACCGACGATACTGAGGAGACTCTTATGCTGGCCGAATCCCTGATCGAGCACTCCGGCTTCTCGGCAGACGAGTTCTCCCGGAAGCTCATCAGATGGGGATCGGCCTGGGATTCAGATGAGCGGCTCAGCAGCGGGGTGGGATTTGCTACCCGCTCTGCTGTGGAGAGGATGATCGCCGGCATCCCCTGGCAGGAGTCCGGCATGGATATACCGACATGTGGGTCGGCCATTCGCTCGGCCCCCATCGGCCTTCTCTATCATGCCGACCTGGGACTGGTCAGGGGCTATGCCGATCTGCAGAGCCTGCCCACCCACTCCGCTCTCCCCTCCCGCGCCGGGGCGGTTGCAGTTGCAGTGGGGGTGGCCCTGGGCCTGATGAACCTCCCCCGGGATATGATCCTGGAGGAGGCCGCCAGTCGGGCAGGCAGGCTGGACCCGGATCTTGGCCAACGGCTCCTCTGGATCAGAGATCTCCTCGCCCTCCCTCCAAGGGAGGCCTTAAACCGGATTGGAGGCAGCCCTCTAGCCAGGGAGACTGTGGTGAGCGCCTTCTACTGCTTCATGAGATTTGAGCCGGAGGAGGGGCTGATCGCCGCCGCCAACGGGGGCGGGGACACCGACTCCATCGCCTCCATCGCCGGCAATCTCTTCGGTGCCTCTTATGGGGCGGGCTGGATGCCGGAACGCTGGCTGGCCAGGCTCGATCAGAGGGAGGAGATTGAGAGGATTGCCAGGGATCTATTCCATCTCTCCTGCTCATTTGGCCTCCATTAGCCGCGGCGAATTTATATCAGTAGAGCTTTTGCTGCCCTATGATAGATGTAGGAATTATCGGTGGATCGGGCTACACTGGGGGGGAGCTCTTACGCCTCCTGGCAAACCATCCCGAGGTCGATGTAAGACTGGTCACCTCCCGCAAGCTCTCGGGAAAGCCTGTGAGCCTGGTCCATCCTCATCTGAAGGGCATTTACTCTCTGAATTTCGAGGCGCTCAGTGCGAAGGAGGCGGCTGAGCGCTGCGATTTTGTCTTCACTGGCGTTCCTCATGGAACGGCCATGGACTGGGTGCCCGATCTGCTGGATGCTGGAGCCAGGGTGATCGATCTCTCCTCAGATTACCGCCTGCCGGTGGAGGTCTTTGAGAGGACATATGATATGAAGCACCGCGCCCCGAGAGACTCGGTCTTCGGCCTGCCGGAGCTTCATCCCGAGGTGGCAGGGACGAGGCTGGTTGGCAACCCCGGCTGCTATCCCACTGGAGCCATCCTGGCGGTGGCACCTCTCGCCCATGCCGGGCTGGTGGAGAGGGTGGTCTTTGACTCCAAATCGGGAATATCCGGCGCTGGAATCGAGCCCAGTGCGACCAGCCACTATCCCAATATGTCCCAGAATGTCATTCCCTACAAGATCACCTCTCACAGGCATGTCCCAGAGATAAAGCAGGAAC
Coding sequences within:
- a CDS encoding cofactor-independent phosphoglycerate mutase, whose product is MKLMVILGDGMADLPIEELQGKSPLQAAEKPNMDRLARLGRSGLALTVPDGFPPGSDVANLSVAGYDPRLFYTGRAPLEAASMGVHLDPGDIAFRCNLVTIEDGIMMDYSAGHISTAEAGELIEALKPLMPEERLYAGVSYRHLLILQEGAEAVCTPPHDISDQPVADHLPRGEGAEMLLGLMEAAKPVLARQEVNRRRIAENKRPANAIWLWGQGPAPSMPSFMDMHALSGAMISAVDLLRGIAVYAGMEVIDVPGATGTIETNYSGKVEGAIDALSRHDLVYLHIEAPDEAGHAGDLEGKIRAIELLDQRVVGPAVEELDKSGWDWRILLLPDHATPITLKTHSREPVPFVIAGKGIEPDGVEGFDEQWAKKGGYGRVDATSLIGILAG
- the argC gene encoding N-acetyl-gamma-glutamyl-phosphate reductase, whose product is MIDVGIIGGSGYTGGELLRLLANHPEVDVRLVTSRKLSGKPVSLVHPHLKGIYSLNFEALSAKEAAERCDFVFTGVPHGTAMDWVPDLLDAGARVIDLSSDYRLPVEVFERTYDMKHRAPRDSVFGLPELHPEVAGTRLVGNPGCYPTGAILAVAPLAHAGLVERVVFDSKSGISGAGIEPSATSHYPNMSQNVIPYKITSHRHVPEIKQELGLLSPGIEVNFTPHVIPAVRGILTTAHVFAKEGAAESLQDKEAVARIYSSFYKEAPFIRLADGAPRLGAVRGSNFCDISFEAERESDRIVVVSAIDNLVKGASGQAIQNMNLMAGLDQRTGLWFPGMLP
- a CDS encoding ADP-ribosylglycohydrolase family protein yields the protein MDPQDRFRGCLLGGAAGDALGMPAEGYTALEIQSLFGRIDDMLPAPEGHFHAGFRAGQFTDDTEETLMLAESLIEHSGFSADEFSRKLIRWGSAWDSDERLSSGVGFATRSAVERMIAGIPWQESGMDIPTCGSAIRSAPIGLLYHADLGLVRGYADLQSLPTHSALPSRAGAVAVAVGVALGLMNLPRDMILEEAASRAGRLDPDLGQRLLWIRDLLALPPREALNRIGGSPLARETVVSAFYCFMRFEPEEGLIAAANGGGDTDSIASIAGNLFGASYGAGWMPERWLARLDQREEIERIARDLFHLSCSFGLH
- the dph5 gene encoding diphthine synthase; protein product: MLHFIGLGLYDERDISLKGLEAIRSADAVYAEFYTSRLMGTTRERMEALYGKRIHTLSREEVEADPAWLEEAKDKDIAFLSGGDAMVSTTHLDLRLRAIRLGIKTDLIHASSIATAVSGLCGLQNYRFGRSATIPFPYTARGRRIVSQTPYQVLMENQARNLHTILFLDIQMEPEERYMTANEGAGLLLEMEADENGKNGKNGKNGKGLQEAIAVAIARAGAPDAAVKADLLPRLQGYDLGGPLHILLLPAELHFMEREALKILAGLPAGL
- the mcrC gene encoding methyl-coenzyme M reductase I operon protein C, which produces MIGRTTQVVDCRESMGLAKGGGLAQRGTLSEAAKPDVIAIAMSPGRRHITKPVCEMTYGLRREGIQTSVLVLDSGTGVPDSFPQASRGYGPTFGLTEKEVEQIARHKIAVFHMGNVRSHVVFKTKEILALVDIPAVVVAQCPMDLEDFAKEGVKTRLVRPSRQKTETLGEVVDLVTGITRGATCNRVKLNQLAKVLNKHLAEISDREAREAAKEKKR